The following proteins come from a genomic window of Triticum aestivum cultivar Chinese Spring chromosome 6A, IWGSC CS RefSeq v2.1, whole genome shotgun sequence:
- the LOC123132513 gene encoding uncharacterized protein, whose product MNHPPSFPRRRASFCLSDRCYFCCLLRALVYFFTMTNSVRRRRKSPSFQRTNSDEGGSLDMSDSDVSSQSKSTRNSRRTSPKKLKSEIKQSINWRCDPQKIRAFMKDLTPEQLKWIEELGFGSLIEMIDCKLPRKLTIWLMSKVDCDSKSLVFRNRKVSILEAVENLLKLPALDKEVPMPRPGRVRDKPFRGKTEFKAATAGRGESLNEATAKMLTYKQEEDKDNFCICFMEVILCAYLAPTTGYQINRNYLLGALKDLSDIPRMNWCRFATDYLIEGIRESRQNKVQNLNIAGCIHILHLIYVDLLKSNLVSIPQGYPRIKYVGSQVLNQIDPTGKKKTKDHCQMFENFLDDEKLARFPLAAEPVEDLNDTEKSTHSTPTVRVKLTTSPCQDKQTVPPKLLQTSRKCQADNSTDETLIKRIKKLEEHYRAERQKWSTLFERKLHENIKNLKYRKPRKSQHWSSNRLIRLCSR is encoded by the exons atgaaCCATCCGCCGTCCTTTCCCCGGCGCCGGGCATCCTTCTGCTTGTCTGACCGGTGTTATTTTTGCTGCCTCCTCCGCGCGCTGGTCTACTTCTTCACG ATGACTAATTCGGTACGGCGTCGCCGGAAATCACCCAGCTTTCAGAGAACTAACTCTGATGAAGGTGGTAGTCTGGACATGAGTGATAGTGATGTCTCCTCTCAGTCAAAATCTACAAGGAACAGCCGTAGAACATCTCCTAAAAAGCTAAAATCCGAAATTAAGCAG AGCATCAATTGGAGATGTGATCCACAGAAGATACGCGCCTTTATGAAAGACCTAACTCCTGAACAGCTCAAATGGATAGAGGAATTGGGATTTGGATCACTCATCGAGATGATTGACTGCAAGTTACCAAGAAAGCTAACGATATGGCTTATGTCAAAAGTTGACTGTGACAGCAAGTCTCTAGTATTCAGAAACAGGAAGGTTTCTATACTAGAAGCTGTTGAAAATCTCCTCAAGTTACCAGCTCTTGATAAAGAAGTTCCAATGCCCAGGCCTGGTAGGGTTCGTGACAAGCCATTCAGAGGTAAAACTGAATTCAAGGCTGCTACAGCTGGTAGAGGAGAATCACTAAACGAAGCGACAGCTAAGATGTTAACGTACAAGCAGGAAGAAGACAAGGACAACTTTTGCATATGTTTCATGGAAGTCATTCTTTGCGCGTACTTAGCTCCAACAACAGGTTACCAAATTAATAGAAATTACCTACTTGGAGCTTTGAAGGACTTGAGCGACATCCCTCGTATGAATTGGTGTCGTTTTGCTACTGACTACCTGATCGAGGGAATTCGTGAGTCAAGGCAGAACAAAGTCCAGAACCTGAATatcgccggatgcattcatattCTACAT CTCATATATGTGGATCTACTAAAATCAAATTTAGTCAGCATACCACAAGGTTACCCAAGGATAAAATACGTTGGCTCGCAAGTACTCAATCAAATAGATCCTACTGGGAAAAAGAAGACGAAGGACCATTGTCAGATGTTTGAAAACTTCCTG GATGATGAAAAGTTAGCAAGGTTCCCACTTGCAGCAGAACCTGTTGAGGATCTTAATGATACCGAAAAATCAACACATTCCACACCAACAGTTAGAGTGAAATTAACTACTTCACCTTGCCAGGACAAACAAACAGTTCCTCCAAAGTTATTACAAACTTCAAGAAAGTGTCAGGCCGATAATTCGACAGATGAG ACCTTGATCAAACGCATAAAGAAACTTGAAGAGCACTACAGAGCTGAGCGTCAGAAGTGGTCTACTCTCTTTGAACGCAAGCTTCACGAAAACATCAAGAACTTGAAGTACAGAAAACCAAGGAAATCGCAGCATTGGTCCAGCAACAGATTGATAAGGCTCTGTTCCCGATGA